GCGGCTGAATGCGCAGCGGGCCCAATGCTATCCAACGTTTCGCACCGCCCGCAGCTACTGAGAGTGGTGAAAAGTCGCAAAGAAGTAAAAGCACGAAAGCAGCCATGAGCCAAACATAGACCATGTTGTAGAAAAAGGCCTTGGGCAGACGAGAGCAAATGTACATCATGCAGGTTCCGGCCACGAGAAATACCGCCTGCTTCTTGAAGAAGAGGTACTTGTCGTCAAAGAAACGCTCAGCCATGATGCCACTGGCGGAAAGGACCATCATCAGTCCGAAGCAGGCCAGCAGCAATGCCGCAGCCAGCAGCCAGTAATCAAGGCGTTCAGGTTTACCGGAGAGGTTCTTTTTCTTATTCAAGAGAGTTCCTCCATGATTCTTTTAAAATCATCGCCTCTGGCATCGTACCCGGTGTAAGCGTCAAAGCTTGCTGTTGCCGGGGAAAGCAGGATGGTATCTCCCGCTGTTGAGTTTGCAAAAATGGCACGTACTGCTTTTTCAAGATTTTCGTGCCATGAAATTTTAAATTCATCCTTGAGGGCAGGCTCAAAATGTTCTCGTCCTGCTCCGAAAAGTCCTACCTCAGCTACTTTGCCGCGCATGGCCGGGATAATTTCGTTTACATCTCCGCCTTTGAATACGCCGCCCAGCAGCAAACGGACCGGGCCGTCAAAGCTGTTCAGGGCCGCACGGACTGCATCGAGATTGGTGCCTTTGGAATCATTGATAAAGCGAACGCCGTCCACGGAGCCGATATCCTGAATACGGTGCGGCTTGCCGACAAATGTTTTCAGTCCGGCTTCAAACTCTTCACGGGTCAGCCCGATTTTTTCCAGTGCCAGCCAAGCCGCTTCCATGTTCAAGCGGTTGTGCTTGCCGGGAAGATTGGGCTGTTCTTCGAAGCTGGAACCGTCAAACCACTTAACCTCGGCCTTGGTAAAACTGGCCGGATTAAGCTCATCTTTCATATGCGCGGGCAGGATCGCTAATTCATCTTCACTCTGGCGTTCGAAAATTTTAAGCTTAGCTGCAAGGTACTCATCCATGTCCTCATGGTAGTTGAGGTGGTTGGGAGCGATATTAAGCAGAATAGCAGCCAGTGGTCTGAACAAGCGGCAGTTCTGAAGCTGGAAGCTTGATACTTCGAGCACCAGCACGTCAGCCTCTCCGTCATCAGCAATAAATTCGGAAAGGGGAGTACCGTAGTTGGCCCCGGCAAAGGGTTTACGGCCGGATGCTTCCAGAATGTGCTTGATCAGTGCGGTTGTTGTTGTTTTGCCGTTGGTTCCGGTGATAGCTATCTTGGGTTCATTGGCAAACCATGAGGCCAGTTCCAGCTCGGAAATAATGGCCCGTTCAGGAAGGTTACCGATAAACGGAACAATATTGCGAGCCGGAATTCCGGGACTGGCTACGATCACAT
This DNA window, taken from Marinifilum sp. JC120, encodes the following:
- the murD gene encoding UDP-N-acetylmuramoyl-L-alanine--D-glutamate ligase, which codes for MDSAFVEQVTSTRMFTGRLAVVAGAGRSGLAAAKLLHKLKATVRIVDSNENLSKDILKDLGPDAQLMTGPFCEEQFAGADVIVASPGIPARNIVPFIGNLPERAIISELELASWFANEPKIAITGTNGKTTTTALIKHILEASGRKPFAGANYGTPLSEFIADDGEADVLVLEVSSFQLQNCRLFRPLAAILLNIAPNHLNYHEDMDEYLAAKLKIFERQSEDELAILPAHMKDELNPASFTKAEVKWFDGSSFEEQPNLPGKHNRLNMEAAWLALEKIGLTREEFEAGLKTFVGKPHRIQDIGSVDGVRFINDSKGTNLDAVRAALNSFDGPVRLLLGGVFKGGDVNEIIPAMRGKVAEVGLFGAGREHFEPALKDEFKISWHENLEKAVRAIFANSTAGDTILLSPATASFDAYTGYDARGDDFKRIMEELS